In one Mucilaginibacter sp. PAMB04168 genomic region, the following are encoded:
- a CDS encoding glutamine synthetase family protein, which yields MDKQQILEYLNQNDIHHIKFAFADVDGILRGKVIHRKKFEAGLDKGYGFCDVVFGWDSNDQGYDNVNVTGWHTGYPDKQCRIDLSTFRTIPWQDDMPFFMADFSGEGNDNVPCPRTLLKKIADECQALGFHPEFAQEFEWFNFKENPQSLQQKGFADMEPLTPGMFGYSILRTSQQSDFYFDLVNLLEQFDIQLEGLHTETGPGVYEAAIIHDHVVAAADKAALLKNAVKEIASKHGITATFMAKWTETLPGCSGHVHQSLWSLDKTTNLFYEPADEHNMSDTMKHYVAGQLYCLPHILPMYAPTINSYKRLVEGAWAPTTITWGIDNRTTALRILNSSSALTRVETRIPGADTNPYLALTAALASGLYGIKNKLPLTIAPVKGNGYLDKSNGSIASNLLEAATAMKNSAIARELFGNSFTKHFAHTRIWEWRQFSKQVTDWELKRYFEII from the coding sequence ATGGATAAACAACAGATTCTGGAGTATTTAAATCAGAATGATATTCATCATATAAAGTTCGCCTTCGCCGATGTTGATGGAATTTTGCGGGGCAAGGTGATCCATAGAAAAAAATTTGAGGCAGGACTAGACAAAGGCTACGGTTTTTGCGATGTTGTGTTTGGTTGGGATAGTAATGACCAGGGGTATGATAACGTAAATGTCACCGGCTGGCATACCGGTTATCCCGATAAACAATGCCGTATTGACCTATCTACTTTTCGCACAATTCCGTGGCAAGATGATATGCCGTTTTTCATGGCCGATTTTAGCGGCGAGGGAAATGACAATGTACCTTGCCCCCGCACGCTTCTTAAAAAAATAGCTGATGAATGCCAAGCCCTTGGTTTTCATCCGGAGTTTGCGCAGGAATTTGAGTGGTTTAATTTTAAGGAGAATCCACAATCATTACAGCAAAAAGGCTTTGCTGATATGGAACCGTTAACACCAGGCATGTTCGGTTATTCAATACTTCGCACGTCTCAGCAAAGCGACTTTTATTTTGACTTGGTTAATTTGCTCGAACAGTTTGACATCCAGTTAGAGGGTTTGCATACCGAAACGGGGCCGGGCGTTTATGAGGCTGCCATTATACATGACCATGTAGTTGCCGCAGCTGATAAAGCTGCTTTGCTCAAAAATGCTGTTAAGGAAATTGCATCAAAACATGGCATCACCGCCACTTTCATGGCCAAGTGGACAGAAACTCTACCCGGTTGCAGCGGCCATGTGCACCAAAGCTTATGGAGTTTGGATAAAACTACCAACCTATTTTATGAGCCTGCCGATGAACATAATATGAGCGATACCATGAAACATTATGTTGCTGGTCAGCTCTATTGTTTGCCGCACATTTTGCCAATGTATGCGCCAACCATAAACAGTTACAAAAGACTGGTTGAAGGTGCTTGGGCGCCAACTACTATAACCTGGGGTATAGACAACCGTACTACTGCCCTGCGTATATTAAATTCATCGTCGGCATTAACCCGTGTTGAGACCCGTATTCCGGGTGCCGATACCAACCCTTATCTGGCTTTGACAGCTGCGCTGGCATCGGGATTATATGGTATAAAAAATAAATTGCCGCTTACCATTGCCCCTGTTAAAGGTAATGGCTATTTAGATAAAAGCAACGGCAGCATCGCGTCCAATTTGCTGGAGGCTGCCACCGCCATGAAAAACTCGGCTATTGCACGTGAGTTATTTGGCAACTCATTTACAAAGCATTTTGCGCATACTCGTATTTGGGAATGGCGACAATTTAGTAAACAAGTTACCGACTGGGAATTAAAAAGATATTTTGAGATAATTTAA
- a CDS encoding tetratricopeptide repeat protein, with amino-acid sequence MPLRKFILLTITALYLTIGYSRAEAPGNIPTGKASSALNMVDFDKLIKRYRYFKPDSAIFFANLALAQARQQHDDKSIANMLNQLGMIDDNKGDFETSRPKYLEALAIHRKTQNAVGEAAVIVRLGVVELRKGNYDKAIGYFLQSLKVSERSHNTAGRMEAYLTLAEGYMGQRKFDIALKYLNTAERINNTIPFSNLSLNIYNNFGVIYRELGMPAKAKAYLEKGIMLSDEPQYQGLNITLINNLAKVYNKEGNKAKSIELQITALQKARTIQNYLRELQTLTGLADTYGAANAKQALYYYRQALNLVEDKGAYKQQIDILGRLSELYKSEKDFKTALSMKELQNRLADSLFYKAMAKQVVSLQSEYQLYKSKAKVNELKQVNSSQEQQRNFYIGLTVASILTLLVFAYYFYRTSKLNKLLNTANTDLQDSNRVKDKLFSILAHDLRAPFASVIDLLFLLDDDDINGEEKSMLIKRLTAASNVSLETLNMLLKWGEMQLKGVRLNSMIVQPKPIIQRTVGLLKEAAEKKMIQIQDKVSDSVAVMVDPNHFEFVLRNLLSNAVKFTATGGVIQIEAVVNQFDNRVLFSVKDNGIGISAERLPLVFDIENVSTKGTNNETGTSLGLVICKEFMELNKGKIWVESLLNQGSTFYFSLPYFKIATESKAINIPVSKVSRAGRKESNKH; translated from the coding sequence ATGCCCCTAAGAAAATTTATACTATTGACTATTACTGCGCTTTATTTAACCATTGGTTATAGTAGGGCGGAGGCACCCGGTAACATCCCAACCGGTAAGGCATCTTCTGCGCTTAACATGGTCGATTTTGACAAATTGATAAAGCGCTATCGCTACTTCAAACCCGATTCAGCTATCTTCTTTGCCAATTTGGCGCTTGCACAGGCCCGTCAGCAGCATGATGATAAAAGTATAGCCAATATGCTTAATCAACTCGGGATGATTGACGACAATAAAGGCGATTTTGAGACGTCGAGACCTAAATACCTGGAAGCGCTCGCTATTCACCGTAAAACGCAAAATGCTGTTGGCGAAGCAGCCGTTATTGTGCGCTTAGGTGTGGTAGAGCTTAGAAAGGGTAACTACGACAAAGCAATAGGTTACTTTTTGCAATCATTAAAAGTAAGCGAACGCAGCCATAATACAGCTGGCCGTATGGAAGCATATTTAACACTTGCAGAAGGCTATATGGGCCAGCGCAAGTTCGACATTGCATTGAAGTATCTAAATACCGCCGAGCGCATAAACAATACTATTCCATTTTCCAATCTATCACTTAATATATATAACAACTTTGGTGTAATTTATCGTGAGCTGGGTATGCCCGCAAAGGCGAAGGCTTACCTGGAGAAAGGAATTATGCTGAGTGATGAACCGCAATATCAAGGATTGAACATTACGCTGATAAATAATTTAGCTAAAGTTTATAATAAGGAAGGTAACAAGGCGAAATCCATAGAGCTACAAATAACAGCCTTGCAAAAGGCGCGCACCATTCAAAACTACCTGCGCGAATTGCAAACATTAACCGGCCTTGCCGATACCTATGGAGCTGCTAATGCTAAACAAGCATTATATTATTATAGGCAGGCATTAAATCTTGTTGAAGATAAAGGAGCCTACAAACAGCAGATTGATATATTGGGTCGCCTGTCTGAATTATATAAGTCTGAAAAAGATTTTAAGACTGCTTTGTCAATGAAAGAGCTGCAAAACCGACTTGCAGACAGCCTGTTTTATAAGGCGATGGCCAAACAGGTGGTTAGTTTGCAGTCTGAATACCAACTATATAAATCTAAGGCTAAAGTTAATGAACTTAAGCAGGTTAACAGCAGCCAGGAACAACAGCGTAACTTCTACATCGGCCTAACTGTTGCAAGCATACTTACCTTACTGGTTTTTGCCTATTATTTTTATCGTACAAGTAAGTTAAATAAACTACTAAACACGGCCAACACCGACCTGCAGGATTCGAACCGGGTTAAAGACAAGCTGTTCTCCATACTGGCGCATGACTTAAGGGCGCCGTTTGCTTCGGTAATTGACCTGTTATTTTTGCTCGATGATGACGATATCAACGGCGAAGAAAAATCGATGTTGATTAAAAGGTTAACCGCCGCCAGTAATGTATCATTAGAGACGTTGAACATGCTGCTCAAATGGGGCGAAATGCAGCTTAAAGGCGTAAGACTTAACAGTATGATTGTGCAGCCTAAACCAATCATACAACGAACTGTAGGCTTGCTCAAAGAGGCTGCTGAAAAGAAGATGATACAAATTCAGGATAAAGTAAGCGATAGTGTAGCCGTTATGGTTGATCCTAACCATTTTGAATTTGTATTGCGCAACCTACTATCAAACGCTGTAAAATTTACAGCAACAGGTGGGGTCATACAGATTGAGGCTGTGGTTAATCAGTTTGATAATCGTGTGCTATTTTCGGTAAAAGATAACGGCATTGGTATAAGTGCAGAGAGACTTCCGCTTGTTTTTGATATCGAAAACGTAAGCACCAAAGGCACTAACAATGAAACCGGTACCAGTTTGGGTTTGGTGATCTGCAAAGAGTTTATGGAGCTTAATAAAGGAAAAATATGGGTCGAAAGCCTTCTAAATCAAGGGTCCACCTTTTATTTCTCACTACCTTATTTTAAAATAGCAACTGAATCCAAGGCAATTAACATACCTGTATCCAAAGTATCAAGGGCTGGTCGGAAAGAGTCTAATAAACATTAA